In Carya illinoinensis cultivar Pawnee chromosome 7, C.illinoinensisPawnee_v1, whole genome shotgun sequence, the following are encoded in one genomic region:
- the LOC122315264 gene encoding long chain acyl-CoA synthetase 1-like isoform X2, producing the protein MKIFSAQIEEGREGQDGKPSVGPAYRNLLSRNNFPSLDPNISTAWDVFRTSVEKYPGNRMLGWRKFVDGKLGPYVWKTYKEVYDEVRDIGSALRASGAEPGSRVGIYGSNCPQWVTAMEACNAHSLVCVPLYDTLGPGAVNFILDHAEVDFVFVQDKKVKELLNPDCRSAQRLKIMVCFTSLAVEEKNKAAGIGTKPFSWDEFLHMGKENPSEFIPPQASHVSTIMYTSGTSGDPKGVVLTHENIAAFIRGADLFLEQLEDKMTEDDVYLSFLPLAHILDRVIEEYFFHKGASVGYYHGDLKALRDDLMELKPTVFAGVPRVFERVHEGILQALEELNPVRRNIFDMLYRYKRFWMTRGFKQKNAAPLADLLAFRKVKAKLGGRVRLIISGGAPLSSEVEEFLRVTCCAFLITGYGLTETCGPTTFCFPDEMCMVGTAGAVSVYNELRLEEVPEMGYNPLGERPCGEICVRGKTVFSGYHKNPELTTESIKDGWFHTGDIGELLPNGVVKIIDRKKNLIKLSHGEYIALEYLENVYGITPIIEDIWVYGNSFKSMLVAVVVPHEENTKKWAYSNGHMSSFTELCSLDQFKNYVLSELKSTADRNKLRVFENIKGVILEPHPFDIDKDLLTATLKKKRNKLLEFYKVQIDELYWNLTREKSRRFQAS; encoded by the exons ATGAAGATATTTTCAGCTCAGATTGAGGAGGGAAGGGAAGGCCAAGATGGGAAGCCATCAGTTGGTCCAGCCTATCGTAATTTACTCTCCAGGAACAATTTTCCTTCGCTTGATCCCAATATAAGTACAGCTTGGGACGTTTTCAG GACGTCTGTAGAAAAGTATCCTGGAAATAGGATGCTTGGATGGCGCAAGTTTGTTGATGGGAAG CTGGGGCCTTACGTCTGGAAAACGTACAAGGAAGTTTATGATGAAGTTCGGGATATTGGTTCAGCATTACGAGCATCCGGTGCTGAACCT GGCTCCAGGGTCGGGATTTATGGATCAAACTGCCCTCAGTGGGTTACTGCTATGGAG GCTTGCAATGCCCACAGTTTGGTTTGTGTGCCTCTCTACGATACCCTTG GGCCAGGGGCTGTCAATTTTATCTTAGATCATGCGGAGGTTGATTTCGTTTTTGTCCAGGATAAGAAAGTGAAAGAA CTACTAAATCCTGATTGTAGATCTGCACAACGACTGAAAA TCATGGTGTGCTTCACTTCCTTAGCAGTGGAGGAGAAGAATAAAGCAGCTGGCATTGGGACAAAACCATTCTCATGGGATGAGTTCCTCCATATG GGGAAAGAAAACCCCTCGGAGTTTATTCCACCCCAGGCTTCCCACGTCAGCACAATAATGTACACAAGTGGCACAAGCGGAGATCCTAAAGGTGTTGTGCTAACTCATGAAAACATTGCAGCTTTTATTAGAGGGGCTGACCTGTTTTTGGAGCAACTTGAAGACAAG ATGACTGAAGATGATGTGTATCTCTCTTTCCTGCCCCTGGCTCATATCCTTGACCGTGTGATTGAAGAGTATTTTTTTCACAAGGGTGCTTCTGTTGGCTATTATCATGGG GATCTTAAAGCATTGAGAGATGATTTGATGGAGCTGAAGCCAACGGTTTTTGCCGGGGTACCTCGAGTTTTTGAAAGAGTGCATGAAG GTATTCTACAGGCATTAGAGGAACTCAATCCAGTAAGGAGAAATATTTTTGACATGCTCTACAGATA CAAACGTTTTTGGATGACGAGAGGGTTTAAACAGAAAAATGCTGCGCCATTAGCAGATCTATTGGCATTCAGGAAG GTCAAAGCCAAGTTAGGTGGTCGGGTTCGACTGATAATCTCTGGAGGTGCACCCTTGAGCTCTGAGGTGGAAGAATTCTTACGGGTTACTTGCTGTGCTTTTCTAATCACGGGCTATG GGTTGACAGAAACTTGTGGACCGACTACTTTTTGCTTTCCCGACGAGATGTGCATGGTCGGTACTGCTGGTGCGGTTTCTGTGTACAATGAGCTTCGGCTGGAAGAGGTACCAGAGATGGGCTACAATCCACTTGGGGAGCGACCATGTGGTGAGATATGTGTGAGAGGGAAGACTGTTTTTTCTGGATACCACAAAAACCCTGAATTAACAACAGAATCCATTAAAGATGGCTGGTTTCATACAG GGGACATAGGGGAACTACTTCCAAATGGAGTTGTTAAGATTATTGATCGAAAAAAGAACCTTATAAAACTTTCTCATGGAGAGTATATTGCTCTAGAGTATTTGGAAAATGTTTATGGTATCACTCCAATTATTGAAGAT ATCTGGGTCTACGGGAACAGCTTTAAGTCAATGTTGGTTGCAGTAGTTGTACCACATGAAGAAAACACCAAAAAGTGGGCATATTCAAATGGTCACATGAGTTCATTCACTGAACTGTGTTCCCTTGATCAGTTCAAGAATTATGTGCTATCTGAACTGAAGTCTACTGCCGATAGAAACAAG CTGAGAGTTTTTGAAAATATCAAAGGAGTCATTCTAGAACCCCACCCCTTTGATATTGATAAAGATTTGTTAACCGCAACATTGAAGAAGAAACGAAACAAGCTTCTTGAGTTTTATAAG GTGCAAATTGATGAACTCTACTGGAATTTGACCAGAGAAAAATCACGAAGGTTTCAAGCAAGTTGA
- the LOC122315264 gene encoding long chain acyl-CoA synthetase 1-like isoform X1, whose protein sequence is MVSKLRRMKIFSAQIEEGREGQDGKPSVGPAYRNLLSRNNFPSLDPNISTAWDVFRTSVEKYPGNRMLGWRKFVDGKLGPYVWKTYKEVYDEVRDIGSALRASGAEPGSRVGIYGSNCPQWVTAMEACNAHSLVCVPLYDTLGPGAVNFILDHAEVDFVFVQDKKVKELLNPDCRSAQRLKIMVCFTSLAVEEKNKAAGIGTKPFSWDEFLHMGKENPSEFIPPQASHVSTIMYTSGTSGDPKGVVLTHENIAAFIRGADLFLEQLEDKMTEDDVYLSFLPLAHILDRVIEEYFFHKGASVGYYHGDLKALRDDLMELKPTVFAGVPRVFERVHEGILQALEELNPVRRNIFDMLYRYKRFWMTRGFKQKNAAPLADLLAFRKVKAKLGGRVRLIISGGAPLSSEVEEFLRVTCCAFLITGYGLTETCGPTTFCFPDEMCMVGTAGAVSVYNELRLEEVPEMGYNPLGERPCGEICVRGKTVFSGYHKNPELTTESIKDGWFHTGDIGELLPNGVVKIIDRKKNLIKLSHGEYIALEYLENVYGITPIIEDIWVYGNSFKSMLVAVVVPHEENTKKWAYSNGHMSSFTELCSLDQFKNYVLSELKSTADRNKLRVFENIKGVILEPHPFDIDKDLLTATLKKKRNKLLEFYKVQIDELYWNLTREKSRRFQAS, encoded by the exons ATG GTTTCAAAATTGAGAAGAATGAAGATATTTTCAGCTCAGATTGAGGAGGGAAGGGAAGGCCAAGATGGGAAGCCATCAGTTGGTCCAGCCTATCGTAATTTACTCTCCAGGAACAATTTTCCTTCGCTTGATCCCAATATAAGTACAGCTTGGGACGTTTTCAG GACGTCTGTAGAAAAGTATCCTGGAAATAGGATGCTTGGATGGCGCAAGTTTGTTGATGGGAAG CTGGGGCCTTACGTCTGGAAAACGTACAAGGAAGTTTATGATGAAGTTCGGGATATTGGTTCAGCATTACGAGCATCCGGTGCTGAACCT GGCTCCAGGGTCGGGATTTATGGATCAAACTGCCCTCAGTGGGTTACTGCTATGGAG GCTTGCAATGCCCACAGTTTGGTTTGTGTGCCTCTCTACGATACCCTTG GGCCAGGGGCTGTCAATTTTATCTTAGATCATGCGGAGGTTGATTTCGTTTTTGTCCAGGATAAGAAAGTGAAAGAA CTACTAAATCCTGATTGTAGATCTGCACAACGACTGAAAA TCATGGTGTGCTTCACTTCCTTAGCAGTGGAGGAGAAGAATAAAGCAGCTGGCATTGGGACAAAACCATTCTCATGGGATGAGTTCCTCCATATG GGGAAAGAAAACCCCTCGGAGTTTATTCCACCCCAGGCTTCCCACGTCAGCACAATAATGTACACAAGTGGCACAAGCGGAGATCCTAAAGGTGTTGTGCTAACTCATGAAAACATTGCAGCTTTTATTAGAGGGGCTGACCTGTTTTTGGAGCAACTTGAAGACAAG ATGACTGAAGATGATGTGTATCTCTCTTTCCTGCCCCTGGCTCATATCCTTGACCGTGTGATTGAAGAGTATTTTTTTCACAAGGGTGCTTCTGTTGGCTATTATCATGGG GATCTTAAAGCATTGAGAGATGATTTGATGGAGCTGAAGCCAACGGTTTTTGCCGGGGTACCTCGAGTTTTTGAAAGAGTGCATGAAG GTATTCTACAGGCATTAGAGGAACTCAATCCAGTAAGGAGAAATATTTTTGACATGCTCTACAGATA CAAACGTTTTTGGATGACGAGAGGGTTTAAACAGAAAAATGCTGCGCCATTAGCAGATCTATTGGCATTCAGGAAG GTCAAAGCCAAGTTAGGTGGTCGGGTTCGACTGATAATCTCTGGAGGTGCACCCTTGAGCTCTGAGGTGGAAGAATTCTTACGGGTTACTTGCTGTGCTTTTCTAATCACGGGCTATG GGTTGACAGAAACTTGTGGACCGACTACTTTTTGCTTTCCCGACGAGATGTGCATGGTCGGTACTGCTGGTGCGGTTTCTGTGTACAATGAGCTTCGGCTGGAAGAGGTACCAGAGATGGGCTACAATCCACTTGGGGAGCGACCATGTGGTGAGATATGTGTGAGAGGGAAGACTGTTTTTTCTGGATACCACAAAAACCCTGAATTAACAACAGAATCCATTAAAGATGGCTGGTTTCATACAG GGGACATAGGGGAACTACTTCCAAATGGAGTTGTTAAGATTATTGATCGAAAAAAGAACCTTATAAAACTTTCTCATGGAGAGTATATTGCTCTAGAGTATTTGGAAAATGTTTATGGTATCACTCCAATTATTGAAGAT ATCTGGGTCTACGGGAACAGCTTTAAGTCAATGTTGGTTGCAGTAGTTGTACCACATGAAGAAAACACCAAAAAGTGGGCATATTCAAATGGTCACATGAGTTCATTCACTGAACTGTGTTCCCTTGATCAGTTCAAGAATTATGTGCTATCTGAACTGAAGTCTACTGCCGATAGAAACAAG CTGAGAGTTTTTGAAAATATCAAAGGAGTCATTCTAGAACCCCACCCCTTTGATATTGATAAAGATTTGTTAACCGCAACATTGAAGAAGAAACGAAACAAGCTTCTTGAGTTTTATAAG GTGCAAATTGATGAACTCTACTGGAATTTGACCAGAGAAAAATCACGAAGGTTTCAAGCAAGTTGA